cgtcgggacgttgacggtagactctgcgtcgggacgttaaaggtagactctgcgtcgggacgttgacggtagactctgcgtcgggacgttgacggtagactctgcgtcgggacgttaaaggtagactctgcgtcgggacgttaacggtagactctgcgtcgggacgttaacggtagactctgcgtcgggacgttaacggtagactctgcgtcgggacgttaagggtagactctgcgtcgggacgttaaaggtagactctgcgtcgggacgttaacggtagactctgcgtcgggacgttaacggtagactctgcgtcgggacgttaacggtagactctgcgtcgggacgttaaaggtagactctgcgtcgggacgttaaaggtagactctgcgtcgggacgttaaaggtagactctgcgtcgggacgttaaaggtagactctgcgtcgggatgttgacggtagactctgcgtcgggacgttaaaggtagactctgcgtcgggacgttaaaggtagactctgcgtcgggacgttgacggtagactctgcgtcggaaCGTTgacggtagactctgcgtcggcacgttaaaggtagactctgcgtcgggacgttaaaggtagactctgcgtcgggacgttaaaggtagactctgcgtcgggacgttaaaggtagactctgcgtcgggacgttaagggtagactctgcgtcgggacgttaagggtagactctgcgtcgggacgttaagggtagactctgcgtcgggacgttaaaggtagactctgcgtcgggacgttaaaggtagactctgcgtcgggacgttgacggtagactctgcgtcgggacgttaaaggtagactctgcgtcgggacgttaacggtagactctgcgtcgggacgttgacggtagactctgcgtcgggacgttaacggtagactctgcgtcgggacgttaaaggtagactctgcgtcgggacgttaaaggtagactctgcgtcgggacgttaaaggtagactctgcgtcgggacgttaaaggtagactctgcgtcgggacgttaacggtagactctgcgtcgggacgttaacggtagactctgcgtcgggacgttaaaggtagactctgcgtcgggacgttaaaggtagactctgcgtcggcacgttaaaggtagactctgcgtcgggacgttaaaggtagactctgcgtcgggacgttaaaggtagactctgcgtcggcacgttaaaggtagactctgcgtcggcacgttaaaggtagactctgcgtcgggacgttaaaggtagactctgcgtcgggacgttaaaggtagactctgcgtcgggacgttaaaggtagactctgcgtcgggacgttaaaggtagactctgcgtcgggacgttaaaggtagactctgcgtcgggacgttaaaggtagactctgcgtcgggacgttgacggtagactctgcgtcgggacgttgacggtagactctgcgtcgggacgttgacggtagactctgcgtcgggacgttgacggtagactctgcgtcgggacgttaaaggtagactctgcgtcgggacgttaacggtagactctgcgtcgggacgttaacggtagactctgcgtcgggacgttaacggtagactctgcgtcgggacgttcatcaagctgcctcaggctcctgccctatgggccgttctggtttgGGACAAGGCTTGGTTCTAGTACCTGTTCCCAAGTCCCCCCTCTGCTCTGTCTCGTCTTCTCCCCAGGTCTGTATTTGTGGGACGTGGAGGGCAACAGATACTACGACTTCCTGAGCGCCTACAGCGCAGTGAACCAGGGCCACTGCCATCCCAAGATCATCGCTGCTCTGAACGCCCAGGCCTCCAAGCTCACCCTGACCTCCAGGGCCTTCTACAACGACATCCTGGGGGCCTACGAGGAGTACATCACCACCCTGTTTGGATACGACAAAGTACTGCCCATGAACACAGGTTAGGAGGCCTGATATGTACTGTCCATGAACACAGGTTAGGAGGCCTGATATGTACTGCCCGTGAATACAGGTTAGGAGGCCTGATATGTACTGTCCATGAACACATGTTAGGTCTGATATGTACTTCCCATGAACACAGGTTAGGAGGCCTGATATGTACTTCCCATGAACACAGGTTAAGAGGCCTGATGTGTACTGCCTGTGAACACAGGTTAGGAAGCCTGATATGTACTGCCCGTGAACACAGGTTAGGAGGCCTGATATGTACTGCCCGTGAACACAGGTTAGGAGGCCTGATATGTACTGCCCATGAACACAGGTTAGGAGGCCTGATATGTACTGTCCATGAACACAGGTTAGGAGGCCTGATATGTACTGTCCATGGACACAGGTTAGGAGGCCTGATATGTACTGCCCGTGAACACCGGTTAGGAGGCATGATATGTACTGCCCATGAACACAGGTTAGGAGGCCTGATATGTACTGCCCATGAACACAGGTTAGGAGGCCTGATATGTACTGCCCATGAACACAGGTTAGGAGGCCTGATATGTACTGCCCATGAACACAGGTTAGGAGGCCTGATATGTACTGCCCATGAACACAGGTTAGGAGGCCTGATATGTACTGCCCATGAACACAGGTTAGGAGGCCTGATATGTACTGCCCGTGAACACCGGTAAGGAGGCCTGATATGTACTGCCCATGAACACAGGTTAGGAGGCCTGATATGTACTGCCCGTGAACACCGGTAAGGAGGCCTGATATGTGACCGTCTGGTGTTCGGGACCAGTTCCGTGACACCAACATGATTTCCAGTGCATCCTGGGAACAACATCTCTCCCCTTGACAAGGTGTGGAGGATGGAGAAGACTGTTCACTAAGCTGTCTGACCATGTCTATCTATCTGTGGACGTCCGCGGCCCCACAACATGTCAATTCTAAGTATAGTGACGTTTAACTAATGTTGTTTCCGTTTTGCGGACCAGGTGTGGAGGGCGGAGAGACGGCCTGTAAGCTGGCCCGTAAGTGGGCCTACACCGTAAAAGGCGTTCCCAAGAATCAGGCGAAAATCATCTTTGCAAGTAAGTCGATTATACAGCACCTTTTTGTTTTTGGTTTCCCGTCATGTCCTGAGATACAGGGGTGTTTGGTCCCTGTCTGTCTTACCTGTGCATTCCTGAAATACACTTTTATATAGTGCAGTATAATCATTGTTACGGTGGTGCCATAGAGCATGAACCCCGTCATGGCTGCTTGCAGCTATATTCTGTTACAATGTTATTGAATTCCATATTCCTGTAAATCTTATTCTAGTTCATTTAGTTCATTTAGTTCCCTCACGTGGCAGAATGCATTggaactctgacttgtgtgatgaACACCATAGAAGAAGGATACTATTGTCATGTGGCTAACCTCTCCTCTTGTAGACGGTAACTTCTGGGGGCGAACCATGGCAGCCATCTCTAGCTCTACAGATCCTAGCAGCTACGAGGGCTTCGGTCCCTTCATGCCCGGCTTTGGGCTCATCCCTTACAACGACATACCTGCTCTGGAGGTACGGACTGACATGACTACAGCCTCTATAATACTGAGCCTTAATGTTACTGTTCTACAggccagtttcctgtccctctataatactggacctgaatgttacagtttcctgtccctctataatactggaccttaatgttacagtttcctgtccctctataatactggaccttaatgttacagtttcctgtccctctataatactggaccttaatgttacagtttcctgtccctctataatactggaccttaatgttacagtttcctgtccctctataatactggaccttaatgttactgttctacaggccagtttcctgtccctctataatactggacctgaatgttacagtttcctgtccctctataatactggaccttaatgttacagtttcctgtccctctataatactggaccttaatgttacagtttcctgtccctctataatactggaccttaatgttacagtttcctgtccctctataatactggaccttaatgttactgttctacaggccagtttcctgtccctctataatactggacctgaatgttacagtttcctgtccctctataatactggaccttaatgttacagtttcctgtccctctataatactggaccttaatgttactgttctacaggccagtttcctgtccctctataatactggacctgaatgttacagtttcctgtccctctataatactgtaccttaatgttacagtttcctgtccctctataatactgtaCCTTAATGTACAGTTTCATGTCCCTCGTAATACGGTAACTTAAGTTACAGTTTCTCTGTACCCTCTCTAATATGGAACCTGAATgttacagtttcctgtccctcaTAATATGGACTAATGTTACGTTTCcgtccctctataatactggacctaatgttacagtttccttgccttataatactggaccttaatgttacagtttcctgtccctctatacatatggaccttaatgttacagtttcatctgtccctctataatactggactACCTTTAATGTTACGGTACGTCCCTCTATAATATTGGTACCTTATGTACTGTTCTACAggccagtttcctgtccctctacaATACTGGACCTTATGTTACCGCCTACAGGCCAGTTTCCT
The Salvelinus namaycush isolate Seneca unplaced genomic scaffold, SaNama_1.0 Scaffold2591, whole genome shotgun sequence DNA segment above includes these coding regions:
- the LOC120039166 gene encoding ornithine aminotransferase, mitochondrial-like is translated as MISKLSHSLRSAAPALTRAVHSGTRPASTAASKKMEQPLTAEEVYAREEKYGAHNYHPLPVALEKGKGLYLWDVEGNRYYDFLSAYSAVNQGHCHPKIIAALNAQASKLTLTSRAFYNDILGAYEEYITTLFGYDKVLPMNTGVEGGETACKLARKWAYTVKGVPKNQAKIIFANGNFWGRTMAAISSSTDPSSYEGFGPFMPGFGLIPYNDIPALE